In a single window of the Halopiger xanaduensis SH-6 genome:
- a CDS encoding ABC transporter substrate-binding protein has translation MPTNSNDQRSVITRRNALKSGVAGGIAALAGCSGGNGSGNQSADVGGEPVDERVDKRFTKALHRGTYDMDNASWNPFDPANSMNNFDPPGLIFDPLIIYHESHDELQGVIANNWEEEDGSVLVELSDEWTWHNGDPVTAHDLTTRRDIEFAISDITSPDSDANTYIQDYEAVDDYAIRYHLHDDFTMKSVLANALPAMVSVKEDTGNPSFGEWRDDLVDVDPESDEASQIVSDFQEWTPELDEVVGNGPFQIKDVTDSVFVGEIYEDHPNAENIYFTEYAIEHHEDQVLAFMEESVDAIALNLPDSPDVMDRLPPHHEINRDYDHAWSVLFNFGNYDFPNSPTENPSNQPITSDRRVRHAIAYALDKEKLWASVPQVYDLYELPSTFLNQTAVDEGIVDVEGYDDYALDRDQAASLMEDAGYQRDGGQWYDENGDEAQLVLYAQSSTSVQVDALDAVQSQMEEFGFSVSLEAVDEATYGEARLNGDHDIIFDNHPVFSIRGLTWVDFVWSWFSQLNHADYENTNWEIPAEVGNPDASDTMEINVMDQIEQLHLTGDNQYVQNLTWWYNQVLPMYNCVIAGDYGAINAKDWHVDASEALLDNRTAEFYLTKVPDAELIPYEE, from the coding sequence ATGCCAACGAATAGCAATGATCAGAGGAGCGTAATTACTCGTCGGAACGCGCTGAAGAGTGGTGTTGCAGGTGGGATTGCGGCACTCGCTGGATGTTCGGGCGGCAACGGTAGCGGAAACCAGAGCGCTGATGTCGGCGGTGAACCGGTCGACGAACGCGTCGACAAACGGTTCACCAAGGCTCTCCACCGCGGCACCTACGACATGGACAACGCGTCGTGGAACCCCTTCGATCCGGCAAATTCGATGAACAACTTCGACCCGCCGGGACTGATATTCGATCCGTTGATCATTTACCACGAGAGCCACGACGAACTCCAGGGTGTGATCGCGAACAACTGGGAAGAAGAGGACGGATCCGTCCTCGTCGAACTCAGCGACGAGTGGACGTGGCACAACGGCGATCCGGTGACTGCTCACGACCTGACGACCAGACGCGACATCGAGTTTGCGATTTCCGATATCACGTCTCCGGATTCGGACGCGAACACGTACATTCAAGACTACGAGGCCGTCGACGATTACGCCATCCGATACCACCTACACGACGACTTCACCATGAAGTCCGTCCTCGCTAACGCTCTTCCGGCTATGGTCAGCGTCAAAGAGGACACGGGGAATCCCTCCTTCGGGGAGTGGCGCGACGACCTCGTTGACGTCGATCCGGAGAGCGACGAGGCGTCACAGATCGTTTCGGACTTCCAGGAGTGGACGCCGGAACTCGACGAGGTTGTCGGGAACGGGCCGTTCCAGATCAAGGACGTCACCGACTCCGTCTTCGTCGGGGAGATCTACGAGGACCATCCCAACGCGGAGAACATCTACTTTACCGAGTACGCAATCGAACATCACGAAGATCAGGTGCTCGCGTTCATGGAAGAGTCGGTCGACGCGATCGCGCTGAACCTGCCCGATTCGCCCGACGTCATGGACCGGCTACCGCCCCACCACGAGATCAATCGGGACTACGATCACGCCTGGTCGGTCCTGTTCAACTTCGGGAATTACGACTTCCCCAACTCGCCGACCGAGAATCCGAGCAACCAGCCGATTACCTCCGACAGGCGGGTTCGACACGCGATTGCGTACGCGCTCGATAAAGAGAAACTCTGGGCATCGGTCCCCCAGGTGTACGACCTCTACGAGTTGCCGTCGACGTTCCTCAATCAGACTGCGGTCGACGAAGGAATCGTCGACGTTGAGGGGTACGACGACTACGCATTGGATCGAGATCAGGCCGCGTCACTGATGGAAGACGCGGGCTACCAGCGCGACGGCGGCCAGTGGTACGACGAAAACGGCGACGAGGCCCAACTCGTGCTGTACGCCCAGTCGTCCACCAGCGTGCAGGTCGACGCACTCGACGCGGTCCAAAGTCAGATGGAAGAGTTCGGGTTCAGCGTGAGCCTCGAAGCGGTCGACGAGGCGACCTACGGCGAAGCGCGACTCAACGGTGACCACGATATCATCTTCGACAACCACCCGGTGTTCTCCATCCGCGGGCTCACGTGGGTCGACTTCGTCTGGTCGTGGTTCAGTCAGCTGAACCACGCCGATTACGAAAACACGAACTGGGAGATTCCTGCCGAGGTCGGGAATCCCGACGCCAGCGACACCATGGAGATCAACGTCATGGACCAGATCGAGCAACTGCACCTCACCGGTGACAACCAGTACGTCCAGAATCTGACCTGGTGGTACAATCAGGTGCTGCCGATGTACAACTGCGTTATCGCCGGCGACTACGGGGCGATCAACGCCAAGGACTGGCACGTCGACGCGTCCGAGGCGCTGCTCGACAACCGTACCGCCGAGTTCTACCTGACGAAAGTTCCGGACGCCGAACTGATTCCGTACGAGGAGTAA
- a CDS encoding ABC transporter permease, translating to MDWKIRRFGQALFTVWAVVSLTFFITRMMPGNPVDALVAQIGPQLENPQEAYELAETYMNINPQDPLHIAYMDYMGSMLQGDLGHSMSQNASVNALMAEAIPWTLFVMSWAIAISFVVGISLGAIMAYWEGSTFDTVLTGYATTITSIPFYVLALLLLIVFAYQLGWFPTGGRQPSGVEAGFNLPFMLGIIHHAALPVISMLVGSGAASLTMRGNSVRILGEDYLRVARLRGLADRTIAVRYVARNAILPMYTGLMIAIGTMFGGAVVLEEIYTYRGMGYYMIQAVRMRDYPLMMGAFTVITVAVVIALLIADLTYGKIDPRAGGGNREAF from the coding sequence ATGGACTGGAAAATACGGCGATTCGGCCAGGCCCTGTTCACCGTCTGGGCAGTGGTTTCACTGACGTTCTTCATCACGCGGATGATGCCCGGTAATCCGGTGGACGCACTCGTCGCGCAAATCGGCCCGCAACTGGAAAATCCACAAGAGGCCTACGAACTCGCAGAGACCTACATGAACATCAACCCCCAGGACCCGCTTCACATCGCCTACATGGACTACATGGGCTCGATGCTCCAGGGTGATCTGGGACACTCGATGAGTCAGAACGCGTCGGTCAACGCCCTCATGGCCGAAGCGATCCCCTGGACGCTGTTCGTCATGAGCTGGGCGATCGCCATCAGTTTCGTCGTCGGTATCTCTCTCGGAGCGATCATGGCGTACTGGGAGGGGAGCACGTTCGACACCGTGCTTACCGGCTACGCGACGACCATCACGTCGATCCCCTTCTACGTGCTCGCGCTGTTGCTGCTGATCGTCTTCGCCTACCAACTCGGCTGGTTCCCGACGGGAGGACGCCAGCCGTCGGGTGTCGAAGCCGGATTCAACCTGCCGTTCATGCTGGGAATCATCCACCACGCGGCGCTACCCGTCATCTCGATGCTGGTCGGATCGGGTGCGGCCTCGCTGACGATGCGTGGAAACAGCGTTCGTATCCTCGGCGAGGACTACCTGCGCGTTGCCCGCCTTCGAGGGCTGGCAGACCGGACGATCGCCGTCCGGTACGTCGCCCGAAACGCCATCTTGCCGATGTACACTGGACTGATGATCGCCATCGGGACGATGTTCGGCGGCGCCGTCGTCCTCGAGGAGATTTACACGTACAGAGGCATGGGGTACTACATGATTCAGGCGGTCCGAATGCGCGACTACCCGCTGATGATGGGCGCGTTCACCGTCATTACGGTCGCGGTCGTCATCGCGCTGTTGATCGCCGACCTGACCTACGGAAAGATCGATCCGCGTGCAGGAGGTGGGAACCGTGAAGCGTTCTGA
- a CDS encoding ABC transporter permease: MQEVGTVKRSEDPSSETTEPQAGTSIDEFVPAQSDDATDGDTADGSATAVRSDGGTVGSDSPFETTASVAETRSDRIDRFLEEYIRTPWSILRTDWRALAAFAILGTYILIATVGVYLVEPTEPAHGPQLLAPFQNWEFPLGTTSSGKDVLSLAVHSTPSILIMMASGAVFTVVIGSLFGIVAGYKGGIVDTVLSTITDVFINIPGLPLVIVLATLLEEWINNPVTLGVLLAVAAWAGLARAIRSQVLTIRSESFIEAARAMDLPMRWILLREIVPHLMPYIVVNMMNAARRVIFAAVALYFLGVLPFSDANWGVMLNNAYNSGALYRLSAVHWLLVPMIAITGIAIGLILLAQSLDQVFNPRIRARHQDLGDDDQLEPDSETDTKDMMNV, encoded by the coding sequence GTGCAGGAGGTGGGAACCGTGAAGCGTTCTGAGGATCCGTCTTCCGAGACGACGGAACCGCAAGCGGGTACGTCGATCGACGAGTTCGTCCCCGCTCAGTCCGACGACGCGACTGACGGCGACACCGCTGACGGATCCGCGACGGCGGTACGAAGCGACGGCGGAACGGTCGGCTCGGACTCGCCGTTCGAGACCACCGCGTCCGTCGCAGAGACGCGCAGCGACCGGATCGACCGATTCCTCGAGGAGTACATCCGAACGCCGTGGTCGATTCTGCGCACCGACTGGCGGGCGCTCGCCGCCTTCGCGATCCTCGGCACCTACATCCTTATCGCGACCGTCGGGGTCTACCTGGTCGAACCGACCGAGCCGGCCCACGGGCCGCAGTTGCTGGCCCCGTTCCAGAACTGGGAGTTCCCGCTCGGGACCACCTCGTCGGGCAAGGACGTGCTCTCCCTGGCGGTCCATTCGACGCCGTCGATCCTGATCATGATGGCGTCGGGTGCCGTGTTCACCGTCGTCATCGGCTCCCTCTTCGGTATCGTCGCCGGCTACAAGGGAGGGATAGTCGACACCGTCCTCAGTACGATCACGGACGTATTCATCAATATTCCCGGACTGCCACTCGTCATCGTCCTGGCCACGCTGTTAGAAGAGTGGATCAACAATCCCGTGACGCTCGGTGTACTGCTAGCCGTCGCGGCGTGGGCGGGGCTGGCACGTGCGATTCGATCCCAGGTATTGACGATTCGCAGCGAGTCGTTCATCGAGGCGGCGCGAGCGATGGACCTGCCGATGCGGTGGATCCTCCTGCGAGAGATCGTTCCGCACCTGATGCCGTACATCGTAGTGAACATGATGAACGCGGCCCGTCGGGTCATCTTCGCGGCGGTTGCGCTGTACTTCCTCGGCGTGCTGCCGTTCTCCGACGCCAACTGGGGCGTCATGCTGAACAATGCGTACAACAGTGGGGCGCTCTACCGTCTCAGTGCCGTCCACTGGCTGCTCGTCCCGATGATCGCCATCACGGGCATCGCGATCGGGCTCATCCTGCTCGCGCAGTCGCTGGACCAGGTGTTCAACCCCCGGATCAGGGCGCGTCATCAGGACCTGGGCGACGACGACCAGCTGGAACCGGACTCGGAAACCGACACCAAGGACATGATGAACGTATGA
- a CDS encoding ABC transporter ATP-binding protein, whose product MTVSQSAAEVDRPNGDVIMKLRDTSVAFGMNRGQSRVLNDVDFDVQRDEIVGVIGESGSGKSMFASAMLDAVPEPGVTTGNVTYYPDDGEPVSVTDLSKEELRQFRWEEVSMVFQGAMSSFNPVLKIRTHFVETLTAHDYNVERGLERAKDLLEDLYLEPERMLESYPHELSGGMKQRVLIALSLVLDPEMLVMDEPTAALDLLMQRSIISLLEEIKEKHDLTIVFITHDLPLVADLADRLAVLYAFEFAEIGPAEEILADPAHPYTRALLNATPNLSAPLEEMRPIEGESPDPVNIPEGCSYHPRCPLADAECRAHDPDAYDAGEDHDVYCHHWEDSIENIDKAFAKSDSSDLVRRTAADRTAAEEPVVSLNDVEVEFGSENDGLLDFGDSDVVTAVDGVSLDIYENDVVVLVGESGCGKTTLGKTAVGLQQPTDGTIEYKGQDIWEGSGNSSTLADKEIRRALQIVHQDPGSSLNSHHRVRTILETPLKRWHSDLDGNDRRERILGMLEYVGISPPEDYIDRYPHQLSGGEKQRVALIRAMLINPDLILADEAVSALDVSLRVSMMDLMIELQDMFDTSFLAISHDLSNARYFAEKTGGRIGVMYLGELVEIGSPEQIIHNPQHPYTQALRWATPELDRAGAEDTDENPMRTIDVPDQTNMPSGCRYHTRCPKAREVCRTEKPELIDCTDEDGVQHTACFRALENHEYWNSEPIAEEPPAAEGTGDAD is encoded by the coding sequence ATGACGGTCTCGCAGTCGGCAGCGGAAGTCGACCGACCGAACGGGGACGTCATCATGAAACTCCGCGATACCTCCGTCGCGTTCGGCATGAACCGCGGACAGTCTCGCGTCCTCAATGACGTCGATTTCGACGTCCAGCGCGACGAAATCGTCGGCGTCATCGGCGAATCCGGCTCCGGAAAATCGATGTTCGCCTCGGCGATGCTCGACGCCGTGCCCGAACCGGGCGTCACGACCGGCAACGTGACCTACTACCCCGACGACGGCGAGCCGGTTTCCGTCACCGACCTCTCGAAGGAGGAGCTCCGGCAGTTCCGCTGGGAGGAGGTCTCGATGGTCTTCCAGGGCGCGATGAGTTCCTTTAACCCGGTCCTGAAGATACGCACTCACTTCGTCGAGACGCTCACCGCCCACGACTACAACGTTGAGCGGGGTCTCGAGCGCGCGAAGGACCTCCTCGAGGACCTCTATCTCGAACCGGAGCGCATGCTCGAGTCCTACCCGCACGAACTCTCCGGCGGGATGAAACAGCGCGTACTGATCGCGCTGAGTCTGGTCCTGGATCCGGAGATGCTCGTGATGGACGAGCCGACCGCTGCGCTCGACCTGCTGATGCAGCGGTCGATCATCTCGCTGCTCGAGGAGATCAAGGAGAAACACGACCTCACGATCGTGTTCATCACGCACGACCTGCCGCTGGTCGCCGACCTCGCGGATCGACTCGCGGTGCTGTACGCGTTCGAGTTCGCGGAGATCGGTCCGGCCGAAGAGATCCTCGCGGATCCAGCCCACCCCTACACGCGGGCGTTACTGAACGCGACGCCGAACCTCTCGGCGCCGCTCGAGGAGATGCGGCCGATCGAGGGCGAGAGCCCGGATCCGGTCAACATCCCGGAGGGCTGTTCCTACCACCCGCGGTGTCCGCTCGCGGACGCCGAATGTCGGGCCCACGACCCCGACGCGTACGACGCCGGCGAGGATCACGACGTCTACTGTCACCACTGGGAGGACTCGATCGAAAACATCGATAAAGCGTTCGCCAAGTCCGACTCGAGCGACCTGGTCAGGCGGACGGCCGCCGATCGGACGGCAGCCGAAGAGCCGGTCGTGTCGTTGAACGACGTCGAGGTAGAGTTCGGCTCCGAGAACGACGGGTTGCTCGACTTCGGCGACTCGGACGTGGTTACGGCCGTCGACGGCGTCTCGCTCGATATCTACGAGAACGACGTGGTCGTCCTCGTCGGCGAATCGGGCTGTGGCAAGACCACGCTCGGAAAGACCGCCGTCGGACTGCAGCAGCCGACCGATGGAACGATCGAGTACAAGGGACAGGACATCTGGGAAGGCAGCGGCAACAGTAGCACCCTTGCCGACAAAGAGATTCGACGGGCGCTTCAGATCGTCCACCAGGACCCCGGCAGTTCGCTCAACTCCCACCACCGCGTGCGGACGATCCTCGAGACGCCACTCAAGCGGTGGCACTCGGATCTCGACGGAAACGACCGCCGAGAGCGGATCCTGGGGATGCTCGAGTACGTCGGGATCAGTCCGCCGGAGGACTACATCGATCGGTACCCACACCAGCTCTCCGGTGGCGAGAAACAGCGGGTCGCGCTCATCCGCGCGATGCTGATCAATCCGGATCTCATCCTCGCCGACGAAGCAGTGTCGGCGCTCGACGTCTCGTTGCGGGTCAGCATGATGGATCTGATGATCGAACTGCAGGACATGTTCGATACGTCGTTCCTGGCGATTTCCCACGACCTCTCGAACGCTCGCTACTTCGCCGAGAAGACCGGCGGCCGGATCGGCGTCATGTACCTCGGCGAACTCGTCGAGATCGGCTCGCCCGAACAGATCATTCACAACCCGCAGCACCCCTACACGCAGGCGCTACGGTGGGCGACGCCGGAACTCGATCGCGCCGGCGCCGAGGACACCGACGAGAACCCGATGCGAACGATCGACGTCCCCGACCAGACGAACATGCCCTCGGGCTGTCGCTACCACACGCGCTGTCCGAAGGCGCGAGAGGTCTGTCGGACGGAGAAACCGGAGCTGATCGATTGTACCGACGAGGACGGCGTCCAACACACCGCCTGCTTCCGCGCGCTCGAGAACCACGAGTACTGGAACAGCGAGCCGATCGCGGAGGAGCCACCGGCCGCGGAAGGGACGGGCGACGCCGACTGA